One segment of Triticum aestivum cultivar Chinese Spring chromosome 2A, IWGSC CS RefSeq v2.1, whole genome shotgun sequence DNA contains the following:
- the LOC123185858 gene encoding translation initiation factor IF-2: MAAAHATAAAPPPPPSEPTAAFDTKPPPSPPPPPLSADESDAPPKKRKLEELGFHDSPYYRIREAVANLRGRFLQVCQATDSQKKAAALEILKEIKVVMELSKKMRLDISAAAEPAKPSDIPAVRDVKNKPAGKVPSGGKNQVPQIGQDIGEKVPLKPVSSQTPAVGIHREANPIEMANHGNQLLGGRLQGSYVVGGSPMGWNFLMWPGGKAVYYGLTKAEWLARQAAE, from the exons ATGGCGGCAGctcacgccaccgccgccgcgcctcctccgccgccatCGGAGCCGACGGCCGCCTTCGATACGAAGCCGCCacctagcccgccgccgccgccgctttcggccgatgagtccgacgcgccgccaaagaagcggaagctggagGAGTTGGGGTTTCACGACTCGCCCTACTACAGGATCAGAGAAGCCGTCGCCAACCTCCGCGGCCGCTTTCTTCAG GTTTGCCAAGCTACTGATTCCCAGAAGAAAGCTGCTGCTCTCGAGATCCTGAAAG AGATAAAAGTTGTCATGGAATTATCCAAGAAAATGCGGCTTGATATCTCTGCTGCTGCTGAGCCTGCTAAACCATCAGACATACCTGCAGTTAGAGATGTCAAGAACAAACCTGCAGGAAAAGTTCCATCTGGAGGGAAGAATCAAGTGCCCCAGATAGGCCAGGATATAGGCGAGAAGGTACCACTCAAGCCTGTAAGCTCGCAGACTCCTGCCGTGGGGATTCATCGAGAAGCCAATCCAATTGAGATGGCAAACCATGGCAATCAGCTGCTGGGAGGGCGCTTGCAAGGATCTTACGTCGTTGGTGGATCTCCCATGGGCTGGAATTTTCTCATGTGGCCTGGAGGTAAAGCAGTCTACTATGGCTTGACCAAAGCAGAGTGGTTGGCACGTCAAGCTGCAGAGTGA
- the LOC101664693 gene encoding cis-zeatin O-glucosyltransferase 1, which yields MAVDSMESVALVAVPFPAQGHLNQLMHLSLLAASRGLSVHYAAPAAHLRQARSRLHGWDPQALGSVRFHDLGVSAFESPAPDPAAPCPFPNHLMSMWQTFTTAARAPLAALLESLSATHRRVVVVHDRLNSFAAVEAARLSNGEAFALQCVAISYNIGWLDAEHPLLRDNGLRFHPIDACMSKEFLEYVFQTEKEMQERGGVPTAGMVMNTCRALEGDFMDAIAAHPAFKDQNLFAVGPLNPLLDASARTPAKTRHDCMDWLDKQPPASVLYVSFGTTSSLLGEQIAELAAALKGSKQRFIWVLREADRADIFKEPGESLHDKLLSEFTKETEGTGLVITGWAPQLEILAHGATAAFMSHCGWNSTMESLSHGKPILAWPMHSDQPWDAELLCKYLKAGLLVRPWEKHSEVVPAAAIQEVIEEAMLTDKGMAVRQRAKVLGEAVRGAVADGGSSSKGLDDFVAYVTR from the coding sequence ATGGCGGTTGACTCCATGGAATCGGTGGCCTTGGTCGCGGTGCCCTTCCCGGCGCAGGGCCACCTGAACCAGCTCATGCACCTCTCCCTGCTGGCCGCGTCGCGGGGGCTCTCCGTGCACTACGCGGCGCCCGCGGCGCACCTCCGGCAGGCCCGGTCGCGCCTGCACGGCTGGGACCCGCAGGCCCTCGGCTCCGTCCGGTTCCACGACCTCGGCGTCTCGGCGTTCGAGTCCCCGGCGCCCGACCCGGCCGCCCCGTGCCCCTTCCCGAACCACCTCATGTCCATGTGGCAGACCTTCACCACCGCCGCGCGCGCCCCGCTCGCCGCCCTCCTGGAGAGCCTCTCCGCCACCCACCGCCGCGTGGTCGTCGTGCACGACAGGCTCAACTCCTTCGCCGCCGTCGAGGCGGCGCGGCTGAGCAACGGCGAGGCCTTCGCGCTGCAGTGCGTCGCCATCTCGTACAACATCGGGTGGCTGGACGCCGAGCACCCGCTCCTGCGCGACAACGGCCTCCGGTTCCACCCCATCGACGCCTGCATGTCCAAGGAGTTCCTCGAGTACGTCTTCCAGACGGAGAAGGAGATGCAGGAGCGGGGGGGCGTGCCCACCGCCGGCATGGTCATGAACACGTGCCGCGCACTCGAGGGCGACTTCATGGACGCCATCGCGGCGCACCCGGCGTTCAAGGACCAGAATCTCTTCGCGGTTGGGCCACTGAACCCGCTGCTGGACGCGAGCGCCCGGACGCCGGCCAAGACGCGGCACGACTGCATGGACTGGCTCGACAAGCAGCCGCCGGCGTCGGTGCTCTACGTGTCCTTCGGAACGACGTCGTCTCTCCTGGGAGAGCAAATCGCGGAGCTGGCGGCGGCACTCAAGGGCAGCAAGCAGAGGTTCATCTGGGTGTTGCGCGAGGCCGACCGTGCCGACATATTCAAGGAGCCCGGCGAGAGCCTGCACGACAAGCTGCTCTCTGAGTTCACCAAAGAGACCGAGGGGACTGGGCTGGTGATCACCGGGTGGGCGCCGCAGCTGGAGATCCTGGCGCACGGCGCCACGGCGGCATTCATGAGCCATTGCGGCTGGAACTCGACAATGGAGAGCCTGAGCCACGGCAAGCCGATTCTGGCATGGCCAATGCACTCCGACCAGCCGTGGGACGCGGAGCTTCTCTGCAAGTACCTCAAGGCCGGGCTCCTCGTGAGGCCATGGGAGAAGCACAGCGAGGTGGTGCCGGCGGCGGCCATCCAGGAGGTGATCGAGGAAGCGATGCTCACGGACAAAGGGATGGCGGTGCGGCAGCGGGCGAAGGTGCTCGGCGAGGCCGTTCGCGGCGCCGTGGCCGACGGCGGCTCCTCGAGCAAAGGCCTCGACGACTTCGTTGCTTACGTCACAAGGTGA
- the LOC123185859 gene encoding uncharacterized protein has translation MKYPVGFRFAPTDEELVEYYLLPRLQGRQHVPNLAIIQDNVYQCHPDDLVNGKYKDKGQDNNWFFLTSRTRKYVNGGRPARTTDDGRGRWKASTGTTEVVGATVTYKESGLAYHEGPIKTERKTKWLMHELTVPEYENKLDKSGVDRPKTDTLDEYVMCRIYVTPRKRKRNDDEAGPSGTPEEFTCLLAASPELGPVETAGPKLSERQAGKRPVEPEQPLDRCFGPQDGMQVRRFGTATGYPHGGTGLTTMAYNPHTSMARPPVAFTGQMPASGAAAPPHGYFAPATMMGRHLGAPSSQAFGPPLVTLARRPQMMQKQPETEEMRQKRAYQQHVDEMVRCGMSMMQQPGDAAHAAQQPRPMASMKQKQQQPYFGDGVNNHRVAPQFLPCNNQSVQVQNWQCSWAVPADSGATTVPATVKAKEVAETGAANEGADVNGDCNSDSEKRSVEAETKGVFP, from the exons ATGAAGTACCCGGTTGGGTTCCGCTTCGCCCCGACGGACGAGGAGCTGGTGGAGTACTACCTCCTGCCCCGGCTGCAGGGCCGGCAGCACGTGCCCAACCTCGCCATCATCCAGGACAACGTCTACCAGTGCCACCCGGACGACCTCGTCAACG GCAAGTACAAGGACAAGGGGCAGGACAACAACTGGTTCTTCCTGACGTCGAGGACCCGCAAGTACGTCAACGGCGGCAGGCCGGCCCGGACGACGGACGACGGCCGGGGGCGGTGGAAGGCGTCGACGGGCACCACGGAGGTCGTCGGCGCCACCGTCACGTACAAGGAGAGCGGCCTCGCCTACCATGAAGGCCCCATCAAGACCGAGAGGAAGACCAAGTGGCTCATGCACGAGCTCACCGTCCCCGAGTACGAGAACAAGCTCGACAAGAGCGGTGTCGACCGGCCCAAAACCGATACG ctggaCGAGTACGTCATGTGCAGGATCTACGTGACGCCGAGGAAGCGGAAAAGGAACGACGACGAGGCGGGCCCCAGCGGGACGCCGGAAGAATTTACGTGTCTGCTGGCTGCGTCGCCGGAGCTCGGCCCGGTGGAGACGGCGGGGCCGAAGCTCTCGGAGCGACAGGCGGGCAAGAGGCCCGTCGAGCCGGAGCAGCCTCTGGACCGATGCTTCGGACCACAAGACGGCATGCAGGTGCGCCGTTTCGGGACTGCTACTGGGTACCCCCACGGTGGAACCGGGCTGACGACGATGGCATACAACCCCCATACATCAATGGCGCGGCCGCCGGTGGCGTTCACCGGCCAGATGCCCGCGTCCGGGGCCGCCGCACCTCCCCATGGCTATTTCGCCCCGGCAACGATGATGGGACGCCATTTGGGCGCCCCGTCCAGCCAAGCGTTCGGACCACCGCTGGTGACTCTCGCGCGACGTCCACAGATGATGCAGAAGCAGCCGGAGACGGAGGAGATGCGCCAGAAGCGAGCGTACCAGCAACATGTGGACGAAATGGTGAGGTGTGGCATGAGCATGATGCAACAGCCTGGAGATGCGGCTCACGCTGCGCAGCAGCCGCGACCGATGGCGTCCATGAAGCAGAAGCAGCAGCAACCATACTTTGGCGATGGAGTCAATAATCATCGTGTGGCCCCTCAGTTCCTGCCTTGCAACAATCAATCAGTCCAAGTTCAGAATTGGCAGTGCAGTTGGGCGGTCCCAGCTGATTCTGGCGCGACGACGGTGCCGGCGACGGTCAAGGCGAAGGAGGTTGCAGAGACTGGGGCCGCAAACGAGGGGGCCGACGTCAATGGGGATTGCAACAGTGATAGTGAGAAGCGCTCTGTGGAGGCTGAGACCAAGGGTGTGTTTCCTTGA